A single Desulfovibrio piger DNA region contains:
- a CDS encoding vWA domain-containing protein — protein MPRTCIRFFALLLLLLVAVPAPQAAPLLQEGKKTLYQRVVSHPGAMPLKEARDGAPAAREALVPFTVLYVYARQGDWLQVGLDTRTPLGWLKKNQATDWNQSLTLLFTPRTGRDPVLFFKTEKDLKGLCEAADMEKQLDSLVAAAAGGKDTAGLPILASEPAEQKGAVAQKRFYLMPILGMNRAFEGVNLLQVASIDPGSSPSGAVAGPPKTGIALVMDTSISMKPYIDQSRDIIRQLYDRLEKDRMTDNVGFAVVAFRSSTKKTPRLGYTSQVISDFATAKDRKALESRLAKVEQAAVSSHDFNEDSLAGIYTAIDSLNWGPYSTRLILLVTDAGPLRGDDPYASQRLGAAEMNDLARQKGIWITTMHVKTPGGSKNHAYAEQAYRALSRLSGDQANYQAVNASSHKEAARQFGIVTKILTTSMVDMVKNTASGKIMTRPKDEAVPATEEAQARQLAERLGYAMQLDYLGRKNENRAPSVVDSWIADMDLKRLAQGRQVPSVEVAVLLTKNQLSDLSTQLKNIIDNAERTKKTDSRDFFQGILSASARMARDPNMPTQGKSLAELGVLAEFLDGLPYKSDIMLLREEDWYRMSIGEQTAFINRLKSRLARYEEYDRDRENWESFGQSNAGDWVYRVPLSMLP, from the coding sequence ATGCCCAGAACCTGCATCCGCTTTTTCGCGCTCCTGCTGCTCCTGCTGGTGGCCGTGCCTGCCCCGCAGGCGGCGCCCCTTCTGCAGGAAGGCAAGAAGACCCTGTACCAGCGCGTTGTCTCCCATCCCGGCGCCATGCCCCTGAAAGAGGCCCGCGACGGCGCCCCGGCCGCGCGCGAGGCCCTGGTGCCCTTTACCGTGCTCTATGTCTACGCCCGGCAGGGCGACTGGCTGCAGGTGGGCCTTGATACCCGTACGCCCCTGGGCTGGCTGAAAAAGAATCAGGCCACGGACTGGAACCAGTCCCTGACCCTGCTCTTCACCCCGCGTACCGGCCGGGATCCCGTGCTCTTCTTCAAGACGGAAAAAGACCTGAAGGGCCTGTGCGAAGCCGCCGACATGGAAAAGCAGCTGGACAGCCTCGTGGCGGCCGCGGCCGGCGGCAAGGATACAGCCGGTCTGCCCATCCTGGCTTCGGAACCGGCGGAGCAGAAAGGGGCCGTGGCCCAGAAGCGCTTTTATCTCATGCCCATCCTCGGCATGAACCGGGCCTTTGAAGGCGTGAACCTGCTGCAGGTGGCCTCCATCGATCCCGGCAGCAGCCCGTCCGGCGCGGTGGCCGGTCCGCCCAAGACCGGCATCGCCCTGGTCATGGACACGTCCATCTCCATGAAGCCCTACATCGACCAGAGCCGCGACATCATCCGCCAGCTCTATGACCGTCTGGAAAAGGACAGGATGACCGACAACGTGGGCTTTGCCGTGGTGGCCTTCCGCAGCAGCACGAAAAAGACCCCCAGGCTGGGCTACACCTCGCAGGTCATCAGCGATTTTGCCACGGCCAAGGACCGCAAGGCCCTGGAAAGCCGCCTGGCCAAAGTGGAACAGGCGGCCGTCTCCAGCCATGATTTCAACGAAGACTCGCTGGCCGGGATCTATACGGCCATCGATTCCCTCAACTGGGGCCCCTATTCCACCCGCCTGATCCTGCTGGTCACGGATGCCGGGCCCCTGCGCGGCGATGACCCGTACGCCTCGCAGCGTCTCGGCGCCGCGGAGATGAACGACCTTGCCCGCCAGAAAGGTATCTGGATCACCACCATGCACGTCAAGACGCCCGGCGGCAGCAAGAACCACGCCTATGCCGAGCAGGCCTACCGGGCCCTGAGCCGCCTTTCCGGCGATCAGGCCAACTATCAGGCCGTCAACGCCTCCAGCCACAAGGAGGCCGCCCGCCAGTTCGGCATCGTGACGAAGATCCTGACCACCTCCATGGTGGACATGGTCAAGAACACGGCCAGCGGCAAGATCATGACCCGTCCCAAGGACGAGGCCGTGCCCGCCACCGAGGAAGCCCAGGCCCGCCAGCTGGCGGAGCGGCTGGGCTACGCTATGCAGCTGGACTATCTGGGCCGCAAGAACGAGAACCGCGCCCCGTCCGTGGTGGATTCCTGGATCGCGGACATGGACCTCAAGCGTCTGGCCCAGGGCCGCCAGGTGCCCAGCGTGGAAGTGGCCGTACTGCTGACCAAGAACCAGCTCAGCGATCTCAGCACCCAGCTGAAGAACATCATCGACAATGCCGAACGGACCAAGAAGACCGATTCGCGCGACTTTTTCCAGGGCATCCTTTCCGCCTCGGCCCGCATGGCCCGCGATCCCAACATGCCCACCCAGGGCAAGAGCCTTGCCGAACTGGGCGTGCTGGCCGAATTTCTGGACGGCCTGCCCTACAAGAGCGACATCATGCTGCTGCGTGAAGAAGACTGGTACCGCATGAGCATCGGCGAACAGACGGCCTTCATCAACCGCCTCAAGTCCCGGCTGGCCCGCTACGAGGAATATGACCGCGACCGGGAAAACTGGGAAAGCTTCGGGCAGAGCAACGCCGGGGACTGGGTCTACCGGGTGCCGCTGTCCATGTTGCCGTAA
- a CDS encoding ABC transporter ATP-binding protein, which produces MENTVFSLRDLRVVRPGAGAFRLHVRSLDVRQGQLLALTGPSGCGKSTALDVLAGILRPDSGDGSRFLLRTADGETDMLALWRAGRLDALARLRGKHLGYVLQTGGLLPFLSARDNILLPCRCLGIMGRRLEAVWNMATALGIDRLLLQMPDSLSVGERQRVAIARALAHGPAIVLADEPTAALDPDQSRRVLGIFAGLARQQGTTVIMVSHDPQMAREAGFTLVPLACSTTEEGPLSVIDHPQR; this is translated from the coding sequence ATGGAAAATACGGTCTTCTCCCTGCGCGATCTGCGTGTCGTCCGCCCGGGCGCGGGCGCGTTCCGCCTGCATGTCCGCAGTCTGGATGTGCGGCAGGGGCAGCTGCTGGCCCTGACGGGCCCCAGCGGCTGCGGCAAAAGTACGGCCCTGGATGTGCTGGCCGGCATCCTGCGGCCTGACAGCGGCGACGGTTCCCGCTTTCTGCTGCGCACGGCCGACGGCGAGACGGACATGCTGGCCCTGTGGCGGGCGGGCCGTCTCGATGCCCTGGCCCGTCTGCGCGGCAAACATCTGGGCTATGTGCTCCAGACAGGCGGCCTGCTGCCCTTCCTCTCGGCCCGCGACAACATCCTGCTCCCCTGCCGCTGTCTGGGGATCATGGGACGCCGTCTGGAAGCGGTATGGAACATGGCCACGGCCCTGGGCATAGATCGCCTGCTGCTGCAGATGCCCGACAGCCTTTCCGTGGGAGAACGGCAGCGCGTGGCCATCGCCCGTGCCCTGGCCCACGGGCCCGCCATCGTGCTGGCGGACGAGCCCACGGCCGCGCTGGACCCGGACCAGTCCCGCAGGGTCCTGGGCATCTTTGCCGGTCTGGCCCGGCAGCAGGGGACCACGGTGATCATGGTCTCCCACGATCCGCAGATGGCCCGGGAGGCCGGGTTCACGCTGGTGCCCCTGGCCTGCTCCACCACGGAAGAGGGGCCCCTTTCCGTCATCGACCATCCCCAACGGTAA
- a CDS encoding FtsX-like permease family protein: protein MHTLVQICHLSLRDYLHERLLSACAVLGLAAVLAPLLILFGVKFGVVETLTERLRSDPATLEISPVGSGHFSAADMERWRDDGRVAFVMPRTRTLAATVELLPERGTPLHVSMEPTGHDDPLLARHALPVPALLLDSEDDPDHPGRLRTRAAASGVVLSAPVAERLGLRAGDQLTGRLERTRNGKVQAVRLTLKVIGVLPLAAQQKNVAYVPLPFLEAAEDFRDGRAVPLFGPEHAADGDQPPAERLYAGFRMYARSLDDVAPLRDLFRQQGITVHTEAEAIDQVRRLSTSLDIIFLLIGGAAAAGFTASTTSSTLAAVRRKQRLLGLLRLGGFSTLELLLFPLLQALLTAVLGTGLALGLYAAAQGVVNRIFAAGLDDMEHVCRLLPEHAVVTLLLVCLLSLLSALLPSLRGARTEPSEVIREI, encoded by the coding sequence ATGCATACCCTTGTACAGATCTGCCACCTTTCCCTGCGGGATTACCTGCACGAGCGTCTGCTCTCCGCCTGTGCCGTCCTGGGGCTGGCGGCCGTCCTGGCGCCGCTGCTGATACTTTTCGGCGTCAAGTTCGGCGTGGTGGAGACCCTGACCGAACGCCTGCGCAGCGATCCTGCCACGCTGGAGATCTCCCCCGTGGGCAGCGGGCATTTTTCCGCCGCCGATATGGAACGGTGGCGCGATGACGGCCGGGTGGCCTTCGTCATGCCCCGTACCCGCACCCTGGCCGCCACGGTGGAACTGTTGCCGGAGCGGGGAACGCCCCTGCACGTTTCCATGGAACCCACCGGCCATGACGACCCCCTGCTGGCGCGCCATGCCCTGCCGGTACCGGCCCTGCTGCTGGACAGCGAAGACGATCCCGACCACCCGGGCCGCCTGCGCACCCGGGCCGCTGCCAGCGGCGTCGTGCTTTCCGCACCCGTGGCCGAACGCCTGGGCCTGCGGGCGGGCGACCAGCTGACGGGCAGGCTCGAACGCACCCGCAACGGCAAGGTGCAGGCCGTGCGCCTGACACTGAAGGTCATCGGCGTGCTGCCCCTGGCCGCCCAGCAAAAAAATGTGGCCTATGTGCCCCTGCCCTTCCTGGAAGCGGCGGAAGATTTCCGTGACGGGCGCGCCGTGCCCCTGTTCGGCCCGGAACATGCCGCTGACGGCGACCAGCCGCCTGCCGAGCGCCTTTATGCGGGCTTCCGCATGTATGCCCGCAGCCTGGATGACGTGGCGCCCCTGCGCGACTTGTTCCGGCAGCAGGGCATCACCGTCCATACCGAGGCCGAGGCCATCGACCAGGTCAGGCGCCTTTCCACGTCTCTGGACATCATCTTCCTGCTCATCGGCGGGGCCGCTGCCGCCGGCTTCACCGCCTCCACCACCAGCAGCACCCTGGCCGCCGTCCGGCGCAAGCAACGGCTCCTCGGCCTGCTCCGTCTGGGGGGCTTTTCCACGCTGGAACTCCTGCTCTTCCCCCTGTTGCAGGCCCTGCTCACGGCCGTGCTGGGCACGGGGCTGGCGCTGGGGCTCTATGCGGCTGCCCAGGGCGTGGTCAACCGCATCTTTGCCGCCGGTCTCGATGATATGGAACATGTCTGCCGCCTGTTGCCGGAACATGCCGTCGTGACCCTGCTGCTGGTCTGTCTGCTCTCCCTGCTGTCGGCCCTGCTGCCGTCCCTGCGCGGTGCGCGTACCGAACCTTCGGAGGTCATCCGTGAGATCTAG
- a CDS encoding formylglycine-generating enzyme family protein, producing MRSRLLLSLLLLLLAALPAAPADAALAKRGGEVSTAEACNPHPDKDDIVLPMPGGLSMVFRLVAVPSKGLLWDMSARPGRDDAANSDRAFYDRRYRAFLSAPFSRVDLPARWRAQAPAGDYFFYLVAKYEVSRLQWQSIMGNGAEAPVADAARPVTDISWYAAVEFTRRYTEWLLQHAPDALPRYAGDSRNVGFVRLPTETEWEYAARGGQTAGPELLMEKDFFALPAGAPLADYAVYRPEGAARIAEDCARIGSRKPNPLGLYDTAGNAAEMALDMFRFSVGGRLHGSAGGFVRKGGSFLSGEAEIMPGRREESAFFLADGPAHARDLGFRPVISGINTPGGERPSALQQAWNAAGRSNPLARDAGRNPLEELDRLLAAAPDDNSRKNLLALREAIKENNILQEQQQQLEMQSTLRTAVYMLETIRNYASRRNSLQSQYESMKRDSRSAKGETLATLRRIMNTAEQGLEQFRTGIDRSLSFYRTRVEEAARLDKDDFERALAGLLKDYAGEDLFNENMRRNAELLRQHVQNERAGKLPAGRAMLQEILETRSK from the coding sequence GTGAGATCTAGGCTGCTCCTTTCGCTCCTGCTCCTGCTGCTGGCGGCCCTGCCGGCAGCGCCCGCCGACGCTGCCCTGGCCAAACGGGGCGGTGAGGTCTCCACGGCCGAGGCCTGCAACCCGCACCCGGACAAGGACGATATCGTCCTGCCCATGCCCGGCGGGCTGAGCATGGTCTTCCGCCTGGTGGCCGTCCCCAGCAAAGGCCTGCTCTGGGACATGTCCGCCCGGCCCGGCCGCGATGATGCCGCCAACAGCGACCGGGCCTTTTACGACCGCCGCTACAGGGCTTTTCTCTCCGCGCCCTTCTCCCGGGTCGATCTGCCCGCCCGGTGGCGTGCCCAGGCCCCGGCAGGCGACTACTTTTTCTATCTGGTGGCCAAATATGAAGTGAGCCGCCTGCAATGGCAAAGCATCATGGGCAACGGCGCGGAAGCGCCTGTGGCGGATGCCGCCCGGCCCGTGACGGACATCAGCTGGTATGCGGCCGTGGAATTCACCCGCCGCTATACGGAATGGCTGCTGCAGCATGCCCCCGATGCCCTGCCCCGTTACGCCGGGGACAGCCGTAATGTGGGCTTTGTGCGCCTGCCCACGGAAACCGAATGGGAATACGCGGCCCGCGGCGGCCAGACGGCCGGGCCCGAGCTGCTGATGGAAAAGGATTTCTTTGCCCTCCCCGCGGGCGCGCCCCTGGCCGATTATGCGGTCTACCGTCCCGAAGGCGCGGCCCGCATCGCCGAAGACTGCGCCCGTATCGGCTCCCGCAAGCCCAACCCGCTGGGCCTGTATGACACGGCTGGCAATGCGGCCGAAATGGCGCTGGACATGTTCCGCTTCTCCGTGGGCGGCCGCCTGCACGGTTCCGCCGGAGGCTTCGTCCGCAAGGGCGGTTCCTTCCTTTCCGGCGAAGCGGAGATCATGCCCGGCCGTCGTGAGGAAAGCGCCTTCTTTCTGGCGGACGGCCCCGCCCATGCGCGCGATTTGGGCTTCCGTCCTGTCATTTCCGGCATCAACACCCCCGGCGGCGAACGGCCTTCGGCCCTGCAACAGGCCTGGAACGCCGCGGGCCGGAGCAACCCCCTGGCCAGAGATGCCGGCCGCAACCCTCTGGAAGAGCTGGACAGGCTCCTTGCTGCCGCGCCTGACGACAACAGCCGCAAGAATCTGCTGGCCCTGCGCGAGGCCATTAAGGAAAACAACATCCTGCAGGAGCAGCAGCAACAGCTGGAGATGCAGTCCACCCTGCGCACGGCCGTCTATATGCTGGAGACCATCCGCAACTATGCCAGCCGCCGCAATTCCCTGCAAAGCCAGTATGAGAGCATGAAACGGGACAGCCGGAGCGCCAAGGGCGAGACCCTCGCCACCCTGCGGCGTATCATGAACACGGCTGAACAGGGACTGGAACAGTTCCGGACCGGTATCGACCGTTCCCTCTCCTTCTACCGGACCCGAGTGGAAGAGGCCGCCCGTCTGGACAAAGACGATTTCGAACGGGCGCTTGCCGGCCTGCTCAAGGATTATGCTGGAGAAGACCTGTTCAACGAGAACATGCGCCGCAATGCGGAACTGCTGCGGCAGCATGTCCAAAATGAGCGGGCAGGCAAACTCCCCGCCGGCAGGGCCATGCTGCAGGAGATCCTGGAGACCCGTTCAAAGTAG